A stretch of DNA from Ctenopharyngodon idella isolate HZGC_01 chromosome 6, HZGC01, whole genome shotgun sequence:
GTTTTAATTTTGCCATACAGCACTAAAAAACAGCcactgtttttgctgcttaatatttttgtggaaactgcattttttcagaattctttgataaaaagaaagttacatgaacagcatttatttgaaatagaaatcttttgcaacattataaatgtcacttttgatcaatttaatgcatccttgcttaataaaataaatgattttttataaatcttaccccaaacttttgaatggttttgtATCAttctttccacaaaaatattaagaagcaaaaactgttttcaacattgataataataagaaatgtttcttgagcagcaaatcagcatattagaatgatttctgaaggatcatgtgacactgaagactggagtaatgatgctggaaaatTCATcagccatcacaggaataaattctaaaatatattagaattttttttttttttttaattgtaatatttcacaaaagcatgttttttgctgggttacactttattttgatggtccactttagacattctactagtTATATCTCTGgatatccagatagaaatttgttgcccattctcaatgggaaagtgcccaagcaacatcttTTGGCAACACAGGGTTAGGTGTTGACATGCACTTGTGTGTTGGTGTTGACAAGTTActtatacagttgcaagaaaaagtatgtgaaccacttgcagaatttgtgaaaatgtgaaaaattttaacaaaataagagagatcatacaaaatgcatgttatttttcatttagtactgtcctgagtaagatattttacataaaaaatgtttacacataatccataagacaaaacaatagctgaatttattaaaagtaccccattcaaaagtttgtgaaccattgattcttaatactgtgtgtgtttacctggatgatccacgactgtttttttgttttgtgatggttgttcatgagtctcttgtttgtcctgagcagttaaactgagctctgttcttcagaaaaatcctcgaggtcctgcagattcttcagatttcaagcattttttgcatatttgaaccctttacagcagtgactgaatgattttgagatccaccttttcacactgaggacaactgagggactcaaacacaactattaaaaaaggttcaaacattcactggtgctccagaaggaaacacaatgcattaagagccggggggtgaaaactttttgaatttgaagatcaaggtaaattgtacttaatttgtcttctgggaaacatctaaggatcttctgttgcttccgaagggcagtactaaatgaaaaatattgatatttgaacgaaataagaaaaatttggacctcttcatcctgttcaaatgttttcaccccccgactcttaatgcatcgtgtttccttctgaagcatcagtgaatctttgaaccttttttaaaagttgtgtttgagtccctcagttgtcctcagtgtaaaaagacggatctcaaaatcattcagtcactgctgtaaagggttcaaatatgcaaaaaatgcttgaaatctgaagaatctgcaggacctggagattttttctgaagaacagagctcagtttaactgctcaggacaaacaagggactcatgaacaaccatcacacaacaaaaaaatagttgtggatcatccaggtaaccacacacagtattaagaatcaatggttcacaaaattttgaatggggttattttaataaattcagctattgttttgtcttgtggattatatgtaaacatcttttatgtaaaatatcttactcaggacagtactaaatgaaaaataacatgcattttgtatgatctctcttattttgttaaaattattcacattttcaaagattctgcaagtggttcacatgctttttcttgcaactgtagtcagtagaatgtctgttgatgagcatcaaaataaagtgttagaaGATATTAAGCActcagtctactaatactctaatgactgatagttgacatgtagctgcaaagttacttatagttagaatgtctaaagtggaccatcgaaatacattttgctttatctatgtatgtatgtattatacCCATTTACAGCAGTTGAATGAATTGCTTTGGacttcatgttgttttaattcTTCTTTACATTCAAAATCTATTTGCAAGTCTACATCCTTTGTTTGATACCTCATTTTGAATTCAGTTAAAATtcagtctaaaaataaatacggGTGCAGCATGGACCTACATTTTTAGTTGAAGTCGATATGTACGCTAACTTACATAGATGTTGTAAACTATCCTCCTGTAAAGAACCAATTTTTTTCTAACTTTCCTTTTATCTTCTGTTCTGATTGCCTGGTCCAGATCATGCTGAATTCTCTCCATAAGTACGAACCTCAAATTCACATTGTTCGTGTAGGAGGCAGCCACAGGATGGTGACCAACATCTCTTTCACAGACACTCAGTTCATCGCTGTAACAGCCTACCAGAATGAAGAGGTCAGAGCATCTTCACAAAACATTTAGGATAAagatgcttaaagggatagttcacacaaaaatgatttattcactgtcatgttgttccaaaggGCAGGCACATTTCTTCCGTATACCTTGAAAAGTGCGGTTAGGCAGGATGTTTATGCTGCTCTTTACCAAgaagtgaaaataaataatgacaaactCTCCAAAGGTCTCCAAAATCACAAAGCAGAAAGTCACTTCAAAGGGTCACTATATCAGTGCGCACTGTTtgtgaactccctgaaacacctccattgtagtcttcaGTTTTATTCCGGGAACATATATATTACAGTatccctcatttaaataattcctgcccaatgcatatgcaaaataaatgggtgcgaggcctggttgagttgcttTAATAGTAAAACATTTCCCAAAAAACACTTGAAGccgttgaccaatcacaacacactggtacAGCCAAACAGAGCACACTGAAAGACGGATGCtctaataatgtaaaatatcagaaaaattatgtgttttttgaGCATTCAAGCACAAAAAAACCTAGACCCCAAAAGCAAAATTAAGATTTTGGGCATAATAGGtctactttaaagggttagttcacccaaaaatgaaaattatgtcattaatactcaccctcatgtcgttccacacccgtaagaccttcgttcatcttcagaacacaaattaagatatttttgataaattccGATGGCTCAGcaaggcctgcattgacagcaagatcattaacactttcaaggcccagaaagctactaaagacatatttaaaacagttcatgtgactacagtggttcaaccttaatgttatgaagcgacgagaatattttttgtgtgccaaaaaaaaacgaacgactttattcaacaatatctagtgatgggcgatttcaaaacactgcttcatgaagcttcggagctttacgaaacTTTTGTTtcaatcagtggtttggagcgtgtatcagactgccaaagtcatgtgatttcagtaaacaaggtttcgttacatcataagtgtttcgaaattttattgattcaccactggggggcgtgactttggcagtttgatacacgctccgaaccactgattcaaaacaaaagatttgtaaagcttcgaaacttcatgaagcagtgttttgaaatcgcccatcactagatattgttgaatgaagtcgttatttgttttgttttttggagcacaaaaattattcttgtctcgtctttagtacctttctggccTTGAAGTggtaattgtcttgctgtcaatgcaggcctcactgagccatcggattttatcaaaaatatcttaatttgtgttctgaagatgaacgaaggtattacgggtgtagaacgacatgagagtgagtaattaatgacagaattttcatttttgggtgaactaaccctttaagggtatgtttatactacaacaatgtactaaaaacagcaTTATACAGACGACAACgcatacagatgacaacgttgtcaaaacgattcCCCTTCATGCGGAttaaaacgctgtattatgctgccaggccagtagttggcgatatcactttgtaaagaaacactacgtggctatagactgaacacgtaatacacatgcgcatgatgtcaccattttcagtcacgtttttgtagttaaCATGGACACAAtaatggtattgttttcaaaaacttgcactttgaaacccgttttcaaatgtttgcgttttcaggcccccaaaacactgttgttgtgtaaatgaacggccaaaaggcataaaaagttttcagtttttagatgaaaacggtgtcgtgtaaacgacCCCTAAGTTGTTTTTCAGTGGAAAATCTTGCTGGGTGAACTTTACCTTTAAAAAGAAGCTACTTGTTTGTGTTTTGCtaaaagcaaaatataatagaatataaaatatttaaaaaaatattatataaatagatGAAAATATATGACCTCTGGTGTATGAATGTTTTATCCTCACAATCCTCTGGTCTGCTTCCCTTCACAGATAACTGCACTGAAGATAAAACACAATCCGTTTGCCAAAGCTTTCCTCGATGCAAAGGAAAGGtacagtttatttaaatgacatcAAACAAACATCGTCAGTGTCAGAAGATAAGTTTTCTCACCAATTTAACAATGCGTATTTCAACTCATAATATCATAGCAGGCATTAGTGCTAGTCAAGCTAGCATGACTGTGCGAAATCAGCCGTGATTAGCGACCAATTATTAAACGTTTATGCTTTGAAtcgagtgagtgtgtgagtaaaGGAGCTTGTTGGAGAGGCAGTGTGAAGTGAGAGTGAGAGATTTTAAGCGGCTACAGTGAAGAATGTGTGAGATATTACACAACAATGTTGGTGGAATGAGCGCCGAATAATTGTACTCCAGTAAATGTAGTCATAACTTCACTGGAGCAGAGGTACAACACTCCTACTTCAATGAGACTCACTCTGTACTGTGTAAatttagtgtaaaaaaaattgtattaatattttttgcataTAGGCCTAATATGACTACATAATGAATACATATTTTAGGACCATTTGGATATTTTGCATTACATTCATGACAATTGTAAAAGAAAAATTCCAGCcccaaattattattactaaaattTGTAATTCCCATTATTCTCATTGGTGATTTTCATTACTATAATACGataggtgcgtcccaattcacatacttatgcactattctatgccgttatgtagtataaatagtgcgAGTCCCTTCACTTCCACTCATAAATCCCCTCCCGTGgcttcatgggatagtaaagttcCATTGAATGCATACTTCAGTAGTAGGTCTTTCAGGGGCTTTTTGTCtgctgtttttcaaatactactcttttggcgtactgtttttcacatactatatagtagggaagtatttgaTTTTGGACGCAGCGAAAGTGGGGAATGTTGAACACTTCATGCattcaactgtcgcagctttaattacgtagcggagggggaggggctaTCAGATTACAAcaatgaatgacaaaataaccttataaaattcatcCACTACTACAAGTTTATATAGTGCACAAGGACATTGTGTATAAGTAGTGTATATTGCATCATTTCGGACACAACTATCGTAcaggccccaaacttttgaacaatggTGTATGTGACTGATTTATGGATATGAACTGTTTTGATAGGTTAGTTTTTGAGGTTTGTCTCATGCACAAAACTTTTTCTCTCCGTAGGAGCCATCCTAAGAATCATCTTGAACCTCCAGCTGAAAACCAGCATGTGGGCATACCACACTGTTAGTGATTCATTTTCCGGGTTCTTAATGTTGGCAAAACGTTTTTGTCTGATTTATGGACATGTTTAAgacattttattgcattatgttaACAGTGTTATGTGAAGCATATTGGTGTTCATTTGTTGGTCTGCAGGTGGATGGTTCATATCAAACCCAGACACCCTGTGTTCTAGTGGTGGCAACTTTCCATACCCAGGAGGTTTACCGCTTACTCCCCACCATGGGTACAAACACTACCCAAGTCTGCATGGACACCGAGCGGCCCCGTACCCTTCGCCCTACCTGCCCCgccatcatcatcaccaccaccacccCCACCGTGGCCATAACTCAGGTAACACATCACAATCTGAATCATATCTCAGCAATAGCTACAGACCACTGCGCttgaaaatcatttaaattgaaaatcacgtaattatttactcaccatcttgtcgttccaaacctgtatgactttcctcCTCCTGTGGAACATGAAAGAAGAAAAGTTGAAAAATCAtttccataaaatgaaagtgaaagggGAACCAGATTCAAGTTCCAAACTGATATATGCATTGTATTTCCAagatttgtatttattgtaaattatgtATATTAAGGAAGATAgaagtataaaatataagatgCCACCCCCAAGTACAATGTGCATTTACTTGTAACATATTTAGATATTATTGGAAATTATAGGAacattataataacattttctattataacattatattgttattatagGAAATAGATAGAAACATTTGCTAATTTAGTTATTATAgtacttttatgatttttaatataattcttattaatatttatatatttttaaagtgtcattaatgtaaaatactgAATCATCTTACCCTAAGTGTCTAATTTTatctttttactttaaaataaaaactattatttAACTTTTACTCAAATCCGCAAATCCctcataaacagagaatttttatgttcaacataaaataatgtcattgatCACTATTTTCCAGAGACACAGAAACTGTTTTGACTAACTAAATCTcacaaatgttgaaattgaagtaaaatagcaaaattaaaaatagcaaAGCCATTCATCAAGTGTTGAAATGAGAATTTGTGCTGCCTATTGTGAAAAAgggtattgtattgtattatattatataatattatattacattgtattatattagattattatagtatattatacATTCAGATATAAAACTACTATTATGtctgttaaaaaacaaaaaaacaaaaaaaaaacaaatctataACGTCAGTTTTTTCTTCGCTAactcattttaattgttttgtttgtctttgaAGTGTCTCTATCTGAGAATCTGAGTCCAGGTGCTGTGCAGATGTTCTCCGGTCACGAGAGCTGGACAGGTGTGTCTCCTCCTGGTCCTGCTGCGATGCTGTCTATGCCGCCTGCTCCGAGCTCCCCCGGAGCCAGCAGGTCAGAAAGAAAACTGACTTTATATACAGATGAGACATTTAAGCCTTATTAAGTATGACAATATGTCAAACAATAAGGTAGAGTAAAGCAGTTTTACATACAAACCTGAAGTAAAGTGTTGCACAAAGTTGTGTTTGCTCATCTTTTCAGTCAGTATCCATGCCTGTGGACTGTGAGCAGTTGCACTGTATCATCCAGCCCTCCAGGGGGCATTGTGAGCACCACACACAGCCAGGAGGAGCCTGCAGATGGTGGCTCCACTTCTACATCACCTTGCTCCTTACTGCAGAGTCATGGACCAACCAGCTCCGAGAATGGTGTAGATCAAGCTAATCACATTAGGGTAGGCGGAGTGAGCTGGTCTTCTGTCACCACCCACACATTTTGAGTGATCTCATTAAACTGCAAAGAAACAGGTGTACATACATGATATTTGGAAGATTATGAGTGTACAGCAGGTTAAAGTGTTAATAGAGTGCAAAAGTGCACCACTTTTTCAGCGGCGTTGGTTCCGGAAGtaatttttccattcatttctcccataaGGATGTCTTCGTTAAAGTGTTATAACCAACCAGCTAtgaggtgaatcataacataacataagCTTTGATTTGAAAGCAAAAAAGGTACAAGACTCTGCACTTAATGGATTTactgagggaaagaactacaatcccatgaagcattgcgaacagcataatcgaatgaaaatggagaaatataaaactacacatttaaaggggtcatataatgccacttttacaagatgtaaaataagtctctggtgtccccagagtgtgtatgtgaagttttagctcaaaataccccacagatcattttatagcatgttaaa
This window harbors:
- the tbx19 gene encoding T-box transcription factor TBX19, translated to MKVEEELRSGGGAVTGGRGSNDCCITRLLSVVESELQAGREKGDPTEKQLKVTLEDAELWRKFKEVTNEMIVTKNGRRMFPVLKVSVTGLDPNAMYSFLLDFSPADGHRWKYVNGEWVPAGKPEPHSHSCVYIHPDSPNFGAHWMKAPVSFNKVKLTNKLNGGGQIMLNSLHKYEPQIHIVRVGGSHRMVTNISFTDTQFIAVTAYQNEEITALKIKHNPFAKAFLDAKERSHPKNHLEPPAENQHVGIPHCGWFISNPDTLCSSGGNFPYPGGLPLTPHHGYKHYPSLHGHRAAPYPSPYLPRHHHHHHHPHRGHNSVSLSENLSPGAVQMFSGHESWTGVSPPGPAAMLSMPPAPSSPGASSQYPCLWTVSSCTVSSSPPGGIVSTTHSQEEPADGGSTSTSPCSLLQSHGPTSSENGVDQANHIRVGGVSWSSVTTHTF